Proteins co-encoded in one Octopus sinensis linkage group LG6, ASM634580v1, whole genome shotgun sequence genomic window:
- the LOC115213306 gene encoding uncharacterized protein LOC115213306, with translation MESHEDEPRSGRPASASTDGSIDCVHHMVMNDRGLTINQIANVVRMPREKVEYILHNELGIITSRKNQTFFGIDPGDVLECFLNQDECWVRPFEPETKRQAMQWEHPSSLALKRQNYFICKDGNGFSLRRSKMHCVYGLFSERLQYQWRLLY, from the coding sequence atggAGAGTCACGAAGATGAGCCACGATCTGGACGCCCTGCAAGTGCCAGCACCGACGGAAGcattgattgtgttcaccacatggtaaTGAACGACAGgggattgactataaatcaaatagccaatgttgTTAGAATGCCCCGTGAGAAAGTTGaatatattctgcacaatgaacttggcataatTACATCACGGAAAAATCAGACATTCTTTGGAATTGATCCTGGTGATGTCCTTGAGTGTTTCCTAAACCAGGATGAGTGCTGGGTTCGTccctttgagccagagacaaaacGACAAGCCATGCAATGGGAACATCCCTCCTCACTTGCTCTAAAAAGACAAAACTATTTCATCTGCAAGGACGGTAATGGCTTCAGTTTGCGGAGATCCAAAATGCATTGTGTTTATGGACTATTTTCAGAAAGACTACAATATCAATGGAGACTACTTTACTAA